A single Cannabis sativa cultivar Pink pepper isolate KNU-18-1 chromosome 7, ASM2916894v1, whole genome shotgun sequence DNA region contains:
- the LOC115697400 gene encoding ABC transporter C family member 12, protein MGFKPLSWYCQPKAYGFWGRLVDSAFGSYTPCAIDSLVVSFSHLVLLGLCFYRIWLIMNNSKAQRFRLRSNYFNYLLCLLAAYTTANPLLRWVMNISLFNLDGKTDLAPFEITSLIIEFLAWGSLLVMLGLETKVYIREFRWYVRFGVIYVLVADAVVVNLILSVRDYFTGYAIYIYISTISVQVLLGILLAIYLPNLDSYPGYVVIQPESLDNAEYEELPGGDNICPERHANFFSQIYFGWITPLMQKGYRKPITEKDLWKLDSWDQTETLIKKFQRCWVEESQCSKPWLLRALNRSLGRRFWYGALFRIVYDLSQFVGPIVLSHLLQSMQRGDPAWIGCIYAFLIFAGVSIGVLTESQYYQNVMRVGFRMRSTLVAAIFRKSLRLTHESRKNFSTGMITNMITTDANSLQQICQQLHGLWSSPLRIIIALVLLYQQLGVASLFGALMLVLMLPVQTIILSKMRKLTEEGLLRTDKRVGLMNEILSAMDIVKCYAWERSFQSRVQNMRNDELSWFRKAQLLAAFNSFILNSIPVVVTVVSFGLFTLLGGDLTPARAFTSLSLFAVLRFPLNMLPNLLSQVVNANISLQRLEELLLAEERTLQPNPPLQPGLPAISIKDGYFSWDANADKPTLSNINLDIPVGSLVAIVGGTGEGKTSLISAMISEIPSVSNAHIVLRGSVAYVPQISWIFNATVRENILFGSEFEPARYWKAIDVTELHHDLDILPGRDLTEIGERGVNISGGQKQRISMARALYSAADVYIFDDPLSALDSRVARQVFNNCIKQELEGKTRLLVTNQLHFLPQVDRIILVSDGMVAEQGTYEELTKNGKLFQKLMHNAGKIGENIEENMDNGSSQKSSIPASNEEANDSSKDDINSKRGKLKKCVLIKQEERETGVVSWSVLMRYKNALGGMWVVIFLLIYYLLIEVLRVSSSMWLSFWTDQSKSTSYKPGFYILIYALLSFGQVFATLANSFWLIMSSLHAAKRLHDTMLCAILRAPLVFFHTNPTGRIINRFSKDLGDVDRNVANLMNGFLGQVWQLLSTFVLIGIVSTISLWAIMPLMILFYMAYLHYQSTAREVKRLDSVTRSPVYAQFGEALNGLSTIRSYKAYDRMAYINGKSMDNNIRFTLANFSSNRWLSIRLETLGGIMIWLTASFAVLQNGRADNQEVYASTMGLLLSYTLNITSLLSAVLRQGSRAENSLNAVERVGTYIDLPSEAPEIIESNRPPPGWPSSGSIKFESVVLRYRPGLPPVLHGLSFTISPTEKLGIVGRTGAGKSSMLNVLFRIVEMEKGRIMIDGCDISKLGLTDLRKILSIIPQSPILFSGTVRFNLDPFCEHNDADLWEALEKAHLKDVIRRNPFGLDAEVLEGGENFSVGQRQLMSLARAVLRRSKILVLDEATSAVDVGTDALIQKTIREGFKSCTMLIIAHRLNTIIDSDRILVLDAGQVLEYDSPETLLSNKESAFSRMVQSTGPANADYLRSLVLGEKKNVAGRDLEHKQLINQRRWLASSQWCAAAKYALTVSLTASQKDLQQSDIEDKSNILLKTKDAVVTLQGVLEGKYEQDINDALNHFEVPRDNWWSSLYRIVEGLAAMSRLSQSRLQRFENNFEETSLEWDQLEI, encoded by the exons ATGGGGTTTAAGCCACTAAGTTGGTATTGTCAGCCAAAAGCTTATGGATTTTGGGGAAGACTAGTAGACAGTGCTTTTGGTTCGTATACACCTTGTGCAATTGACTCTCTGGTGGTTTCCTTTTCTCATTTGGTTCTTTTGGGCCTCTGTTTTTATCGAATATGGTTGATCATGAACAATTCAAAAGCACAAAGGTTTCGTTTGAGGTCAAATTACTTCAATTACTTGTTGTGTTTGTTGGCTGCATACACCACTGCCAATCCATTACTAAGATGGGTGATGAATATTTCACTCTTTAATCTGGATGGTAAGACTGATCTGGCTCCTTTTGAG ATAACATCTTTGATCATCGAATTTCTTGCTTGGGGCTCCTTGTTGGTTATGCTTGGACTTGAAACTAAAGTTTACATTCGTGAATTTCGGTGGTATGTGAGATTTGGAGTCATTTATGTGTTGGTAGCAGATGCTGTGGTGGTCAACCTTATCCTTTCAGTTAGGGATTACTTCACAGG ATATGCAATCTATATCTACATAAGCACAATTTCTGTCCAG GTGTTGTTGGGAATTCTTCTTGCCATATATCTTCCAAACTTGGATTCTTATCCTGGTTACGTTGTGATTCAACCCGAATCTCTTGACAATGCTGAATATGAAGAACTACCTGGTGGAGATAATATTTGTCCTGAAAGGCATGCTAATTTTTTCTCAC AAATATATTTCGGATGGATAACTCCACTCATGCAGAAAGGTTATAGAAAACCGATAACTGAAAAAGATTTGTGGAAGTTAGACTCATGGGATCAAACTGAGACTTTGATTAAAAA GTTCCAAAGATGTTGGGTTGAAGAATCTCAATGTTCCAAACCATGGCTTTTAAGAGCACTTAATCGTAGTCTTGGAAGAAG GTTTTGGTATGGAGCCCTATTCAGG ATTGTATATGACCTATCTCAGTTTGTTGGGCCCATTGTTTTGAGTCATCTCCTACAG TCGATGCAACGAGGGGATCCAGCTTGGATTGGTTGTATATATGCCTTCTTAATCTTTGCTGGAGTG TCTATTGGGGTGTTGACTGAATCTCAATATTACCAGAATGTTATGCGTGTTGGTTTTCGGATGAGATCAACCTTG GTGGCTGCTATATTTAGAAAATCATTACGATTGACTCATGAGAGTCGCAAGAATTTCTCAACAGGAATGATAACAAATATGATTACAACAGATGCTAATTCACTTCAG CAAATATGCCAACAACTTCATGGATTATGGTCATCTCCACTTCGTATTATCATAGCTCTGGTTCTTCTTTACCAACAATTAGGAGTTGCATCTCTTTTTGGGGCACTAATGCTAGTTCTCATGCTCCCGGTTCAG ACAATTATACTTTCCAAAATGAGAAAACTCACGGAAGAAGGATTACTGCGCACTGACAAGAGAGTTGGCCTCATGAATGAAATTCTTTCAGCCATGGATATTGTGAA ATGCTATGCATGGGAAAGAAGCTTCCAATCTCGTGTTCAGAATATGCGAAATGATGAGCTATCATGGTTCCGTAAAGCTCAATTACTAGCTGCT TTTAATAGCTTCATACTAAACAGTATCCCAGTTGTTGTAACGGTGGTATCATTTGGACTTTTTACGTTGCTTGGAGGGGATTTGACTCCTGCAAGGGCCTTCACATCGCTTTCTCTCTTTGCAGTGCTGAGATTTCCACTGAACATGCTGCCTAATCTATTAAGTCAG GTTGTGAATGCAAATATATCATTACAACGTTTGGAGGAGCTACTCTTAGCTGAAGAGAGAACTCTACAACCAAACCCCCCTCTTCAACCTGGGCTTCCAGCTATCTCAATTAAGGATGGATACTTTTCATGGGACGCAAAC GCAGATAAACCAACCTTATCAAATATTAATTTGGATATACCAGTTGGTAGCTTAGTTGCTATTGTTGGTGGGACTGGAGAAGGAAAAACGTCACTGATATCAGCTATGATAAGCGAAATACCTTCTGTGTCAAATGCTCATATTGTATTGAGAGGAAGTGTTGCTTATGTTCCCCAAATTTCGTGGATTTTCAATGCAACT GTACGAGAAAACATATTATTTGGATCTGAATTTGAACCTGCAAGATATTGGAAGGCTATTGATGTAACCGAATTACATCATGATCTCGATATACTTCCA ggGCGTGATCTAACAGAAATAGGTGAGCGGGGTGTGAATATTAGTGGTGGACAAAAGCAGAGAATTTCAATGGCTAGAGCTTTATATTCTGCAGCTGATGTATACATATTTGATGACCCTTTAAGTGCTCTAGATTCACGTGTTGCTAGACAG GTTTTTAACAACTGTATCAAACAAGAGTTAGAAGGGAAAACTAGGCTACTTGTCACAAACCAGCTACACTTTCTTCCTCAAGTTGATAGAATCATACTAGTATCGGATGGTATGGTTGCAGAGCAGGGAACATACGAGGAGTTGACTAAAAATGGAAAATTGTTCCAGAAACTTATGCATAATGCAGGGAAGATAGGAGAAAATATAGAAGAAAATatggacaatggaagttcccAGAAAAGTTCGATACCAGCTTCTAATGAAGAGGCAAATGATTCTTCTAAAGATGATATCAATTCAAAGAGAGGGAAATTGAAGAAGTGTGTTCTGATCAAACAAGAGGAACGAGAAACAGGTGTTGTCAGTTGGAGTGTCTTGATGAG GTACAAAAATGCTCTAGGAGGAATGTGGGTGGTCATCTTTCTCTTAATTTACTATTTATTGATAGAAGTTCTTCGAGTTTCAAGTAGCATGTGGCTAAGTTTTTGGACAGATCAAAGCAAATCAACAAGTTATAAACCTGGATTCTACATTCTCATATATGCACTTCTTTCATTTGGGCAG GTGTTTGCAACACTGGCAAATTCTTTTTGGCTAATCATGTCTAGTCTTCATGCGGCCAAAAGATTGCACGACACTATGTTATGTGCAATATTGAGAGCTCCACTGGTTTTCTTCCACACTAATCCAACTGGACGGATAATCAATAGATTTTCAAAGGATCTAGGTGATGTAGATCGAAATGTTGCAAATTTAATGAATGGATTTCTGGGTCAGGTGTGGCAGCTTCTTTCAACTTTTGTGCTGATAGGGATTGTGAGCACAATTTCTCTCTGGGCCATCATGCCACTTATGATCTTGTTCTATATGGCCTATTTGCACTATCAG AGCACAGCTCGTGAAGTGAAACGCTTGGATTCCGTTACAAGATCTCCTGTTTATGCACAATTTGGAGAAGCACTAAATGGATTGTCTACTATACGCTCATACAAGGCGTATGATCGAATGGCCTACATAAATGGGAAGTCAATGGACAATAATATCAGATTCACTCTTGCAAACTTCAGTTCAAATCGTTGGCTTTCTATAAGATTGGAAACATTAGGAGGTATCATGATCTGGTTGACAGCAAGCTTTGCTGTTCTGCAGAATGGGAGAGCCGATAATCAAGAAGTATATGCATCAACAATGGGTCTACTTCTCAGTTACACTCTAAATATCACAAGTCTTCTTAGTGCTGTACTAAGACAAGGAAGTAGAGCCGAAAATAGTTTGAATGCTGTGGAGCGTGTTGGCACATATATTGATTTGCCTTCTGAGGCTCCAGAAATAATTGAAAGCAACCGACCCCCACCAGGGTGGCCCTCATCTGGATCTATTAAGTTTGAGAGTGTTGTTTTGCGTTATAGGCCTGGACTTCCTCCAGTTTTGCATGGATTATCTTTCACAATTTCTCCAACGGAAAAGCTTGGAATAGTTGGAAGAACTGGTGCAGGAAAATCTAGCATGCTTAATGTATTATTTCGGATAGTTGAAATGGAAAAAGGAAGAATCATGATTGATGGTTGTGATATTTCTAAGCTTGGACTAACAGATTTGCGAAAAATTCTCAGTATCATACCACAGTCTCCCATCCTTTTCTCAG GAACGGTGAGATTTAATCTAGATCCATTTTGCGAGCATAATGATGCTGATCTTTGGGAGGCATTAGAGAAAGCGCATCTTAAGGATGTTATTAGAAGAAACCCTTTCGGTCTGGATGCAGAG GTTCTTGAAGGAGGGGAGAATTTCAGTGTAGGGCAAAGGCAATTAATGAGCCTAGCCAGGGCAGTGCTACGAAGATCGAAGATACTTGTTCTTGATGAAGCAACATCAGCTGTTGATGTTGGCACTGATGCTCTTATCCAGAAAACTATTCGCGAAGGATTTAAATCCTGCACTATGTTGATTATTGCTCACAGATTAAATACCATAATTGATAGTGATCGGATTCTTGTTCTTGATGCTGGTCAG GTTCTCGAGTATGATTCCCCAGAAACACTATTATCAAACAAAGAAAGTGCATTCTCTAGAATGGTTCAAAGTACAGGGCCTGCCAACGCTGACTACTTACGTAGCTTAGTATTAGGAGAAAAAAAGAACGTGGCAGGAAGGGACTTAGAGCACAAGCAGTTGATCAACCAGAGGAGATGGCTAGCTTCGTCCCAATGGTGTGCTGCTGCTAAGTACGCGCTAACTGTTTCTCTCACTGCTTCACAGAAGGATCTTCAACAATCTGATATTGAAGATAAGAGCAATATCCTCTTGAAAACAAAGGATGCAGTTGTAACATTGCAAGGAGTTTTGGAGGGGAAATATGAGCAAGATATAAATGATGCACTAAACCATTTTGAGGTTCCAAGAGATAATTGGTGGTCATCTCTTTACAGAATAGTTGAAG GTCTTGCTGCAATGAGCAGGCTCTCTCAAAGTAGACTTCAGCGgttcgaaaataattttgaagAAACTTCCTTAGAATGGGACCAACTTGAAATATAG